The following are from one region of the Ananas comosus cultivar F153 linkage group 20, ASM154086v1, whole genome shotgun sequence genome:
- the LOC109725825 gene encoding uncharacterized GPI-anchored protein At1g61900 isoform X2, giving the protein MENLTAGSYLQGSLYHRLILLTICLCGLQDVVSQKTELQPNDKFMLSDPPIGLFDPIEISPAVVPRNPYPIEPFSPMYPSFPTTYNPVLTGKCPMNFSSISDIMEITASDCSVPLASFVGNVICCPQFNSLLHIFQGTYSSEYNTLVLNQAAANDCFSDVITILASRGANSSIPSLCSVKPLNLTGGSCPVKDINAFEKAVNVTRLLDSCSNIDRLKECCRPACQPAIMEAALKISFGGTSMLDNTNLPGSASSIDVVSDCKGVVYAWLSRKLSSEAANTAFRILSGCKVNKVCPLDLKEPSSVIESCRGATSSSSSCCASLNMYIATLQKQMLITNRQAINCATLFGSMLQKAGVKANIYDLCEVDLKDFSLQAYGQQGCLLRSLPEDIVFDNVTGFSFTCDLTDNIAAPWPSSSSISSLPLCAPGKQIPGW; this is encoded by the exons ATGGAGAATCTTACTGCTGGTTCTTACCTTCAGG GTTCTCTATATCATCGACTAATTCTACTCACAATTTGCCTATGTGGTTTGCAAGATGTAGTATCTCAAAAAACTGAATTACAACCCAACGACAAATTTATGCTGTCCGATCCGCCGATCGGACTCTTCGATCCAATAGAAATTTCGCCAGCTGTCGTACCACGTAACCCATACCCTATCGAGCCTTTTTCCCCAATGTACCCATCTTTCCCGACCACGTACAATCCAGTGTTAACAGGAAAATGCCCCATGAACTTCTCTTCAATTTCCGACATAATGGAAATAACAGCATCTGATTGTTCTGTGCCCTTAGCGTCTTTCGTTGGTAACGTCATTTGTTGTCCCCAATTTAATAGCTTATTGCACATTTTCCAAGGCACTTATAGCAGTGAATACAATACTCTCGTTCTTAATCAAGCGGCCGCAAATGATTGCTTCTCCGATGTTATAACTATACTAGCCAGTAGAGGAGCGAACAGTAGTATCCCTTCCCTTTGTTCGGTGAAGCCATTAAACCTCACTGGCGGTTCGTGTCCGGTGAAGGATATAAATGCTTTTGAGAAAGCAGTTAATGTAACCAGATTACTAGATTCATGCAGCAATATCGACCGGCTCAAAGAGTGCTGTAGGCCGGCTTGCCAACCGGCTATTATGGAAGCTGCATTGAAAATCTCATTTGGAGGAACAAGCATGTTGGATAACACTAATCTACCGGGAAGTGCTTCTTCTATTGATGTTGTTAGCGATTGTAAAGGGGTGGTATACGCGTGGCTTTCAAGGAAGCTGTCGTCGGAAGCTGCTAATACTGCTTTTCGGATATTATCAGGTTGCAAAGTAAACAAAG TTTGCCCTTTGGACTTAAAAGAGCCTTCATCTGTCATCGAATCGTGCCGCGGTGCGACTTCTTCTAGTTCTTCCTGCTGCGCTTCATTGAATATGTACATTGCAACTCTCCAAAAGCAGATGTTGATCACAAATAGGCAAGCCATCAACTGTGCGACACTTTTTGGTTCGATGCTACAAAAAGCTGGTGTAAAAGCAAATATTTATGACCTCTGCGAAGTCGACTTAAAGGACTTCAGTCTTCAGG CATATGGGCAGCAAG GATGTCTACTTCGAAGTTTACCTGAAGACATTGTCTTCGACAATGTTACGGGCTTTAGCTTTACGTGTGACTTGACCGACAATATCGCTGCACCATGGCCTTCCTCATCCTCTATTTCATCTTTGCCGCTTTGTGCCCCAG GAAAACAAATTCCAGGTTGGTGA
- the LOC109725825 gene encoding uncharacterized GPI-anchored protein At1g61900 isoform X1, with the protein MENLTAGSYLQGSLYHRLILLTICLCGLQDVVSQKTELQPNDKFMLSDPPIGLFDPIEISPAVVPRNPYPIEPFSPMYPSFPTTYNPVLTGKCPMNFSSISDIMEITASDCSVPLASFVGNVICCPQFNSLLHIFQGTYSSEYNTLVLNQAAANDCFSDVITILASRGANSSIPSLCSVKPLNLTGGSCPVKDINAFEKAVNVTRLLDSCSNIDRLKECCRPACQPAIMEAALKISFGGTSMLDNTNLPGSASSIDVVSDCKGVVYAWLSRKLSSEAANTAFRILSGCKVNKVCPLDLKEPSSVIESCRGATSSSSSCCASLNMYIATLQKQMLITNRQAINCATLFGSMLQKAGVKANIYDLCEVDLKDFSLQAYGQQGCLLRSLPEDIVFDNVTGFSFTCDLTDNIAAPWPSSSSISSLPLCAPEMSLPALPVPQTSGISGNSGNLMRILLPLLYLVLVLK; encoded by the exons ATGGAGAATCTTACTGCTGGTTCTTACCTTCAGG GTTCTCTATATCATCGACTAATTCTACTCACAATTTGCCTATGTGGTTTGCAAGATGTAGTATCTCAAAAAACTGAATTACAACCCAACGACAAATTTATGCTGTCCGATCCGCCGATCGGACTCTTCGATCCAATAGAAATTTCGCCAGCTGTCGTACCACGTAACCCATACCCTATCGAGCCTTTTTCCCCAATGTACCCATCTTTCCCGACCACGTACAATCCAGTGTTAACAGGAAAATGCCCCATGAACTTCTCTTCAATTTCCGACATAATGGAAATAACAGCATCTGATTGTTCTGTGCCCTTAGCGTCTTTCGTTGGTAACGTCATTTGTTGTCCCCAATTTAATAGCTTATTGCACATTTTCCAAGGCACTTATAGCAGTGAATACAATACTCTCGTTCTTAATCAAGCGGCCGCAAATGATTGCTTCTCCGATGTTATAACTATACTAGCCAGTAGAGGAGCGAACAGTAGTATCCCTTCCCTTTGTTCGGTGAAGCCATTAAACCTCACTGGCGGTTCGTGTCCGGTGAAGGATATAAATGCTTTTGAGAAAGCAGTTAATGTAACCAGATTACTAGATTCATGCAGCAATATCGACCGGCTCAAAGAGTGCTGTAGGCCGGCTTGCCAACCGGCTATTATGGAAGCTGCATTGAAAATCTCATTTGGAGGAACAAGCATGTTGGATAACACTAATCTACCGGGAAGTGCTTCTTCTATTGATGTTGTTAGCGATTGTAAAGGGGTGGTATACGCGTGGCTTTCAAGGAAGCTGTCGTCGGAAGCTGCTAATACTGCTTTTCGGATATTATCAGGTTGCAAAGTAAACAAAG TTTGCCCTTTGGACTTAAAAGAGCCTTCATCTGTCATCGAATCGTGCCGCGGTGCGACTTCTTCTAGTTCTTCCTGCTGCGCTTCATTGAATATGTACATTGCAACTCTCCAAAAGCAGATGTTGATCACAAATAGGCAAGCCATCAACTGTGCGACACTTTTTGGTTCGATGCTACAAAAAGCTGGTGTAAAAGCAAATATTTATGACCTCTGCGAAGTCGACTTAAAGGACTTCAGTCTTCAGG CATATGGGCAGCAAG GATGTCTACTTCGAAGTTTACCTGAAGACATTGTCTTCGACAATGTTACGGGCTTTAGCTTTACGTGTGACTTGACCGACAATATCGCTGCACCATGGCCTTCCTCATCCTCTATTTCATCTTTGCCGCTTTGTGCCCCAG AAATGTCGTTGCCTGCATTGCCGGTACCCCAGACCTCAGGAATCTCAG GTAATTCTGGCAACTTGATGAGAATTTTGCTGCCACTCCTGTATTTGGTGCTTGTTTTGAAGTAA